The genomic interval AATTCAACTGCGGTATGTGAGCCAATATATCCTGTTCCTCCTGTAATGAGAATTTTTTTCTTCATAAAAAATATTCAATAATAAAAAGTTTTACGAATATAGTTACTTAACCCGAAAAATTCATATTTTTTTTACGCATAAAAAGTACCAACAAATTTGTTATTTTTAACAACCACAAATTTGTGTGCTTCTAATGCGGGATTTCCCGCTTTGCTTCCCTTTATCCATCGCACATTCATGCAATTGCTTCGTGATCGTTTCGCTCTGAGTTCACTCCGTTTTTGCATGAATAAAGCGGGTTAACCTGAAAAATTAATATTTTTTTTGATTATGAATTTCTTATTTTTATAGAACGAAATATTTAATCATTTGTTTTTTGATATTATTTTTATCTTGAGCTACAAATTTATACCTTTGTTATTTTATAACAAATTTTAATAAAATTGGAAGTAGGAAAGTATATTTGTCAATTATTATTTGAATATGATTGTGTAATAATACCTGATTTTGGTGGTTTTATTACAAATTATAAGCCAGCAGAGATAAATTATTCCCGCAATTTTTTCACACCTCCTTCAAAAGATATTGTTTTTAATAAAACCATTATTCATAATGACGGCCTTTTAATAAATTATATATCACACATTGAAAATATTGATTATAATAAAGTAAAAGAAAAACTTGAAAGATACGTTGAAGCATTATACAAAAAACTACATGATAAAGAAACTATATATTTTGAAGAATTAGGTTCTTTTTATTTTGATAAGTACAACAAGCTTCAATTTAAACCGGAATATTTAACAAACTACCTGATAGATTCTTATGGATTAGCATCATTCCATTTCCCTTCTCTTGAAAATTATACTTCAGAAATAAGAATTGATAATAAATTTAAGGATATGCCTCCAATGAAAAATTTTATAAGGAAAAAAACAACAAAAAGAATATTAATTAGTATTCCGATTATTATTGCACTTGCTGTTATTCCTTTAAAAACAGATTTATTTAAAAATAATAATATTGATTTTTCTTCACTAAATCCAATTAAAAGCCCAGACACTCAAAAGGTTGTGGCAATTACAGACACAGACACAAGTGTTAATATTGATAATGCTATTGATAAACTAACCGAAAAACAAAATGCATTATTATACAAGGAAAAGGAAACTGAACCGGAACCGGAAAAACCTATATTAATTAGATACAAATATTATTTGATAACCGGTAGTTTCCGTAATTATGAATATGCCCAAAACTTACATAATAAATTAACAGATGACGGATACCAATCGGAAGTATTAGAAAAAGAAAACGAACTTTACAGAGTTTCTATAAGTTCATTCACTAATAAAAATCTTGCTCTGAAAGAGTTATATAAAATCCGTTCTGAAAAGGAAAAAGATTCTGTTTGGTTGCTGAAGAAGGAATTGTTGTAATAATATTCTAGCTACGAATTAGCTAACATCTACAGAAATATCTGCATAATTAAAAATTTCAAGAATTTTCTTTAAAACACTAATTACATAAAAAAAGAGGCTACCCATTACAGATAGCCTCTTTTTAAAAATATT from Bacteroidales bacterium carries:
- a CDS encoding SPOR domain-containing protein, producing MEVGKYICQLLFEYDCVIIPDFGGFITNYKPAEINYSRNFFTPPSKDIVFNKTIIHNDGLLINYISHIENIDYNKVKEKLERYVEALYKKLHDKETIYFEELGSFYFDKYNKLQFKPEYLTNYLIDSYGLASFHFPSLENYTSEIRIDNKFKDMPPMKNFIRKKTTKRILISIPIIIALAVIPLKTDLFKNNNIDFSSLNPIKSPDTQKVVAITDTDTSVNIDNAIDKLTEKQNALLYKEKETEPEPEKPILIRYKYYLITGSFRNYEYAQNLHNKLTDDGYQSEVLEKENELYRVSISSFTNKNLALKELYKIRSEKEKDSVWLLKKELL